A stretch of the Streptosporangium sp. NBC_01755 genome encodes the following:
- a CDS encoding NAD-dependent epimerase/dehydratase family protein gives MPEAPSSLSGERLGTSRSGASLGTPRRAVVTGTAGFIGSHLALALLQYGMTVIGVDRRNAGADHIAAANLAALNDQPGFISITADLLTCAVEPLLLDADAVFHLAGIPGVRPSWGPQFGDYVACNILATQRIMEAATRLRVPRFVVASSSSVYGATDGTPSKETDHPRPASPYAVTKLAEEQLCLAHAARPDCATSVVALRYFTVFGPRQREDMFIHRVLTAALEGRGVGLFGDGNQRRDFTYVTDVVAATIAAATAPAGNDVINVGGGTTTSLNEVIDIARRLTGEPVLVEMASTRYGDVPATHADPRTARRLLGWHPRVDLATAWPRNWTGSPPISTPPSEHMPPDYQGNSLWKASRKPGWTPSSGASPSASPTPSRSPP, from the coding sequence ATGCCTGAGGCCCCGTCCTCCCTTTCCGGCGAACGCCTGGGAACATCGCGTTCCGGCGCATCCCTGGGAACGCCGCGCCGAGCCGTCGTCACCGGCACCGCCGGATTCATCGGCTCCCACCTGGCACTGGCCCTGCTCCAGTACGGCATGACCGTGATCGGGGTGGATCGCCGCAATGCCGGAGCCGACCACATCGCCGCCGCGAACCTGGCCGCCCTGAACGACCAGCCGGGATTCATCTCCATCACCGCGGACCTGCTCACCTGCGCCGTCGAACCTCTTCTGCTCGACGCGGACGCGGTGTTCCACCTCGCCGGCATCCCCGGCGTGCGGCCCTCCTGGGGGCCGCAGTTCGGCGACTACGTCGCCTGCAACATCCTCGCCACCCAGCGGATCATGGAAGCCGCCACCCGGCTCCGTGTCCCGCGGTTCGTCGTCGCCTCCTCCTCCAGCGTCTACGGAGCGACCGACGGCACTCCGAGCAAGGAGACCGATCATCCACGACCCGCCTCACCGTACGCGGTCACCAAACTCGCCGAGGAACAACTCTGCCTGGCGCACGCCGCCCGTCCCGACTGCGCCACCAGCGTCGTGGCGTTGCGCTACTTCACCGTCTTCGGACCGCGCCAGCGCGAGGACATGTTCATCCACCGCGTCCTCACCGCGGCCCTGGAGGGTCGGGGCGTCGGGCTTTTCGGCGACGGCAACCAGCGCCGTGACTTCACCTACGTCACCGACGTCGTCGCCGCGACCATCGCCGCCGCAACGGCCCCTGCCGGAAACGACGTGATCAACGTTGGCGGGGGCACTACCACCTCCCTGAACGAGGTCATCGACATCGCTCGTCGGCTCACCGGGGAGCCGGTCCTGGTCGAGATGGCCAGCACCCGCTACGGTGACGTCCCCGCCACGCACGCCGACCCCCGTACCGCGCGACGTCTGCTGGGTTGGCACCCCCGCGTCGACCTGGCCACGGCATGGCCGCGCAACTGGACTGGCTCGCCTCCCATCAGCACGCCGCCGTCTGAACACATGCCGCCCGACTACCAAGGGAATTCCTTGTGGAAAGCTTCGAGAAAGCCCGGTTGGACGCCTTCTTCCGGCGCGTCACCGAGCGCTTCCCCGACCCCGAGCCGGTCTCCTCCGTGA
- a CDS encoding adenosylhomocysteinase produces MESFEKARLDAFFRRVTERFPDPEPVSSVIITHLLAERPAFLHAMARLTRVAAVLPKPRSIFESAAAEARKHFTLDSLSRTRFADPVTALNYLEETAAGQDLLLLDIGGYFAVGLEAVCAQFSGRIRGVVEDTENGLQRYLALEKLPCPVYSVARSPLKEPEDHLVGHSIVFSTEALIRSRGDILGSLDACVIGYGKLGGSIARMLHAKNVRVTVYDGDPVKRVQARSHGFHVPVTRAEAVRGCGLIVCATGNLALRHEDFTALPNGAYIASVTSSEDELELTALTPLYRRVEVGPHLTRYSTTGHYFYVLADGNAVNFLHGATVGPYIHLVQAEILAVTALLTSDDHAPGLYELTTDARQVIAEIWLDYFKR; encoded by the coding sequence GTGGAAAGCTTCGAGAAAGCCCGGTTGGACGCCTTCTTCCGGCGCGTCACCGAGCGCTTCCCCGACCCCGAGCCGGTCTCCTCCGTGATCATTACGCACCTGCTCGCTGAACGTCCGGCCTTCCTTCACGCGATGGCCCGGTTGACCCGCGTCGCGGCCGTTCTGCCCAAGCCCAGGTCCATCTTCGAGTCGGCCGCGGCCGAGGCCCGCAAGCACTTCACGCTCGATTCGCTCAGTCGGACCCGATTCGCTGATCCCGTCACCGCGCTGAACTACCTGGAGGAGACCGCCGCAGGTCAGGACCTGCTGCTGCTCGACATCGGCGGCTACTTCGCCGTCGGCCTGGAAGCGGTCTGCGCGCAGTTCTCCGGCAGGATCCGCGGTGTCGTCGAAGACACGGAAAACGGTTTGCAGCGCTACCTTGCACTCGAAAAACTGCCCTGCCCCGTCTACTCGGTGGCCCGTTCTCCGCTCAAGGAGCCTGAAGACCATCTGGTCGGCCACTCGATCGTGTTCTCCACCGAGGCCCTGATCCGCTCCCGCGGCGACATCCTCGGCAGCCTCGACGCCTGCGTCATCGGGTACGGCAAGCTGGGCGGCTCCATCGCCCGGATGCTCCACGCCAAGAACGTCCGGGTCACCGTCTACGACGGCGACCCGGTCAAGCGGGTCCAGGCCCGCTCCCACGGCTTCCACGTCCCGGTCACCCGCGCCGAGGCCGTCCGCGGGTGCGGGCTCATCGTGTGCGCCACCGGAAACCTCGCCCTGAGGCACGAGGACTTCACCGCGCTTCCGAACGGCGCCTACATCGCCTCGGTCACCTCTTCCGAGGACGAACTCGAACTGACCGCCCTCACGCCTCTCTACCGTCGCGTCGAGGTCGGCCCCCATCTCACCCGGTACTCCACCACCGGCCACTACTTCTACGTCCTGGCCGATGGCAACGCCGTCAACTTCCTGCACGGCGCGACGGTCGGCCCCTACATCCACCTCGTGCAGGCCGAGATACTCGCCGTCACCGCACTCCTGACCAGTGACGACCATGCCCCCGGCCTGTATGAACTCACCACCGATGCGCGTCAGGTCATCGCGGAGATCTGGCTCGACTACTTCAAGAGGTGA
- a CDS encoding NUDIX hydrolase, whose translation MSISHDHIRAALDAYLARHPDERGALIPLTEALTAPGHLANRGTFTGHVTCSAVLIDQCGQVLHIHHNALDRLLLPGGHLESADADLPAAALRELTEETGIPTDAVSRDLAMDGTPLDIDIHTIPANPAKAEPEHPHFDFRFAFRTTGRRDVDITLQPEEVGGYRWLKLATCSSPSLAAKLAMLLSS comes from the coding sequence GTGTCCATCAGCCATGACCACATCCGCGCCGCTCTCGACGCCTATCTCGCACGCCACCCGGACGAGCGCGGAGCTCTCATCCCACTGACCGAAGCTCTGACCGCACCCGGTCACCTTGCCAACCGGGGCACCTTCACCGGCCACGTGACCTGCAGCGCTGTACTCATCGACCAGTGCGGGCAGGTCCTGCACATCCACCACAACGCCCTGGACCGGCTTCTCCTACCCGGCGGCCACCTGGAAAGCGCCGATGCCGACCTCCCTGCCGCGGCACTCCGTGAACTCACCGAAGAAACCGGCATCCCCACAGACGCGGTCAGCCGTGACCTCGCCATGGACGGGACGCCGCTGGACATCGACATCCACACCATCCCCGCCAACCCTGCCAAAGCCGAACCTGAGCACCCGCACTTCGACTTCCGCTTCGCGTTCCGGACTACCGGCCGGCGCGATGTCGACATCACCCTGCAGCCCGAGGAGGTCGGCGGCTACCGCTGGTTGAAGCTCGCCACCTGTTCCTCCCCCAGTCTCGCGGCGAAGCTCGCGATGCTCCTGTCCTCGTAG
- a CDS encoding cytidylyltransferase domain-containing protein — MPSSGGTTPHHVAVIPCRYGSTRFPGKPLALLGDKPLMWHVYRRCQQAENIAETFIATDDARIQEECCRLGMACLLTGNHLTGTDRGSGESAGVSPSRNPRATVAVRTALGPGRSPNPAGQNTRARTALAMPGSSAKTPSRPSR; from the coding sequence ATGCCCTCATCGGGAGGCACCACCCCGCACCATGTCGCCGTGATCCCCTGCCGGTACGGCTCGACCCGGTTCCCCGGCAAGCCGCTCGCACTCCTGGGAGACAAGCCCCTGATGTGGCACGTCTACCGGCGCTGCCAGCAGGCCGAAAACATCGCGGAAACGTTCATCGCCACCGATGACGCGCGCATTCAAGAAGAGTGCTGTCGGCTCGGTATGGCCTGCCTACTGACCGGAAATCACCTCACCGGCACTGATCGCGGTTCTGGAGAGAGCGCAGGGGTCTCGCCGTCGCGAAACCCCCGTGCGACGGTGGCAGTCCGCACGGCTCTCGGACCTGGACGGTCACCGAACCCAGCAGGTCAGAACACCCGTGCCCGCACCGCTCTGGCCATGCCCGGGTCGTCGGCGAAGACGCCGTCCAGGCCGAGCCGGTAG
- a CDS encoding glycerophosphodiester phosphodiesterase codes for MIRRFQVAVLAVLATGTVAFVSPQSEPAIAEPRGRDPIVIGHRGASAHRPEHTLLSYEAAIALGADYIEPDLVSTKDHVLVARHENEIGGTTDVENHPEFADRRTTKTINGRSITGWFTEDFTLAELKTLRAEERIPDLRPGNTVFNGLAEIPTFDEVVALARRHGVGVYPETKSPSYFGSIGLSLEGPLLEVLGRHGWSGSGAPVFIQSFETANLRELSKRTELPLIQLITAGGAPYDWIAAGDPRTYDTMVTPAGLREVAGYADGVGVDTRRIVPAGPDGRLLPPTTFIRDAHEAGLKVHAWTVRNENSHLPLDFRLGNPASPAFPRATGDVMGWLERLYRLGLDGVFADDPGMARAVRARVF; via the coding sequence ATGATCCGTAGGTTTCAGGTCGCGGTGCTGGCGGTCCTCGCGACCGGTACCGTCGCCTTCGTGTCGCCACAATCCGAACCCGCGATCGCAGAGCCCCGCGGCCGCGACCCCATCGTCATCGGCCACCGTGGTGCCAGTGCCCACCGGCCCGAGCACACCCTGCTCTCGTACGAGGCCGCCATCGCGCTCGGCGCCGACTACATCGAGCCCGACCTGGTCTCGACCAAGGACCACGTGCTGGTCGCCAGGCACGAGAACGAGATCGGCGGCACCACGGACGTCGAGAACCATCCCGAGTTCGCGGACCGCCGCACCACCAAGACCATCAACGGTAGGTCGATCACCGGCTGGTTCACCGAGGATTTCACGCTCGCCGAGCTGAAGACCCTCAGGGCCGAGGAGCGCATCCCCGACCTGCGACCGGGGAACACTGTCTTCAACGGCCTCGCGGAGATCCCCACCTTCGACGAGGTGGTCGCGCTGGCGCGGCGGCACGGGGTCGGGGTCTACCCGGAGACCAAGAGCCCGAGCTACTTCGGCTCCATCGGCCTCTCCCTGGAGGGGCCGCTGCTGGAGGTGCTCGGCAGACACGGCTGGAGCGGGAGCGGCGCCCCGGTCTTCATCCAGTCCTTCGAGACGGCCAACCTGCGCGAGCTGAGCAAGCGGACCGAGCTGCCGCTGATCCAGCTGATCACCGCCGGCGGCGCCCCGTACGACTGGATCGCGGCCGGAGACCCGCGCACCTACGACACCATGGTCACCCCCGCGGGGCTGCGTGAGGTGGCCGGTTACGCGGACGGCGTCGGCGTCGACACCCGGCGGATCGTGCCGGCGGGACCCGACGGCCGCCTCCTGCCGCCCACCACGTTCATCCGGGACGCCCACGAGGCGGGACTGAAGGTGCACGCCTGGACCGTCAGGAACGAGAACTCACACCTTCCGCTGGACTTCCGGCTGGGCAACCCGGCCAGCCCGGCCTTCCCCCGGGCCACCGGCGACGTGATGGGCTGGCTGGAAAGGCTCTACCGGCTCGGCCTGGACGGCGTCTTCGCCGACGACCCGGGCATGGCCAGAGCGGTGCGGGCACGGGTGTTCTGA
- a CDS encoding sensor histidine kinase — MRDTVGLCDYVDDFDTSSDLGHGCHKTPGHSDGVEVVQTVARTLKRLGQALQQQRRFASDASHELRGPVAALRVELEEAQLHPGDHDLGEVLGRALSDVDRLEAIIADLLALSRAGENAPIEWEPVDLAQLVRTEVFRRADRFDVQLRLAPGVNVNTVRLQLARVLTNLLDNAQRHAERVVRVEVTRNAHTAELAVSDDGAGIAEADRERIFERFTRLDAARSRDRGGTGLGLAIAREIAEGHRGTLQAEDSPIGGACFVLRLPLTDPSGLPFHDSAPGQARGDGAFGCHMLGNPR; from the coding sequence ATGAGGGATACGGTCGGTCTGTGTGACTATGTCGATGATTTCGACACGTCTTCGGACCTCGGGCACGGGTGCCACAAGACTCCCGGGCACTCCGACGGTGTCGAGGTCGTCCAGACCGTCGCCCGCACGCTGAAACGCCTCGGGCAGGCGCTGCAGCAGCAGCGCCGGTTCGCCTCCGACGCCTCGCACGAGCTGCGCGGCCCTGTCGCCGCGCTGCGCGTGGAGCTGGAGGAGGCTCAACTGCATCCCGGCGATCACGACCTGGGGGAGGTGCTCGGGCGCGCACTGAGCGACGTCGATCGGCTTGAGGCGATCATCGCCGACCTGCTCGCGCTCTCCAGGGCCGGGGAGAACGCGCCGATCGAGTGGGAGCCGGTGGACCTGGCACAGCTGGTCCGGACGGAGGTCTTCCGGCGGGCGGACCGGTTCGATGTCCAGCTGCGGCTCGCACCCGGGGTGAACGTCAACACGGTCCGTCTCCAGCTCGCCCGGGTGCTCACCAACCTGCTGGACAACGCCCAGAGGCACGCGGAACGAGTGGTGCGGGTCGAGGTCACCCGTAACGCGCACACCGCGGAACTGGCGGTCTCCGACGACGGAGCGGGCATCGCCGAGGCCGACCGGGAACGGATCTTCGAACGGTTCACCCGGCTGGACGCGGCCCGCAGCCGCGACCGCGGCGGCACCGGCCTTGGCCTGGCGATCGCCCGTGAGATCGCCGAGGGCCATCGGGGGACCCTCCAGGCCGAGGACTCACCCATCGGCGGCGCGTGTTTCGTGCTGCGGCTCCCGCTCACCGACCCCTCTGGACTCCCGTTCCACGACTCGGCCCCGGGGCAGGCACGAGGGGATGGCGCCTTCGGATGTCACATGCTGGGCAACCCCAGGTGA
- a CDS encoding response regulator transcription factor, with translation MTRVLVVEDQRALAGALEIAIDAQPDLDCVGAAGTVEDAVRLMKAHHPDVVLMDIHLPDVDGIEGTRRIKAAYPETRVLVLTGDATPDLFTAAAAVGAAGFLAKDTTFPAILRVIRASVDEKIIMVEGETLGVLLRNPPPDTPPRDGRENRAGLTARELEVLGLMGEGLDPRAIAEQLVVSLHTARGHVKNVMAKLGVHSQLEAVVVATRTGLLPGR, from the coding sequence TTGACCCGAGTCCTCGTGGTGGAGGACCAGCGGGCGCTTGCCGGTGCTCTTGAGATCGCGATCGACGCCCAGCCGGATCTGGACTGTGTGGGAGCCGCTGGAACGGTTGAGGATGCCGTACGCCTCATGAAGGCGCACCACCCCGACGTCGTGCTCATGGACATCCACCTGCCCGACGTCGACGGAATCGAGGGCACGAGGCGGATCAAGGCGGCCTACCCGGAGACCCGCGTCCTCGTTCTGACGGGAGACGCCACTCCTGATCTCTTCACGGCCGCCGCGGCGGTGGGCGCCGCCGGATTCCTCGCCAAGGACACGACGTTCCCGGCCATCCTCAGAGTGATCCGGGCTTCGGTCGACGAGAAGATCATCATGGTTGAGGGCGAGACGCTCGGAGTGCTGCTGCGGAACCCCCCACCCGACACGCCGCCCCGCGACGGTCGTGAGAACCGGGCGGGGCTCACCGCACGCGAACTGGAGGTCCTCGGGCTGATGGGGGAGGGGCTCGATCCCCGAGCGATCGCCGAACAGCTCGTCGTGAGCCTGCACACCGCCCGCGGCCACGTCAAGAACGTCATGGCGAAGCTGGGCGTGCACAGTCAGCTTGAGGCGGTCGTCGTGGCCACCCGGACGGGTCTCCTGCCAGGCCGGTAG
- a CDS encoding circadian clock KaiB family protein — MPRPLLTPERARAAAYPAGPVWDPRRLETSSQVTIYSFRLYVAGNTERSKAAEVNLRFLCDARLSGTYEVEVVDAAERPDLAEEGRILATPTVIRLAPSPQLRVIGDLSDHNRAAVALGLPVLEEPPPERPRR; from the coding sequence GTGCCCCGGCCTCTCCTCACCCCCGAGAGGGCACGGGCGGCGGCATATCCCGCGGGGCCCGTTTGGGATCCGCGCAGGCTGGAGACGAGTTCCCAGGTGACCATCTACTCGTTCAGGCTGTATGTGGCCGGGAACACGGAACGGTCCAAGGCGGCGGAGGTGAACCTGCGGTTCCTCTGCGACGCCCGCCTGTCCGGCACCTACGAGGTCGAGGTCGTCGACGCCGCCGAACGGCCCGACCTGGCGGAGGAGGGACGGATCCTGGCCACTCCGACGGTGATCAGACTCGCGCCGTCACCGCAGCTACGGGTAATCGGGGACCTGTCCGATCACAACCGCGCCGCCGTCGCCCTCGGCCTCCCGGTCCTGGAGGAACCGCCCCCGGAAAGGCCGCGGCGATGA
- the kaiC gene encoding circadian clock protein KaiC, whose product MSGGGTIERMPTGINGFDHVALGGLPANRSTLVSGTTGSGKTLFAVEFLARGIMRFNEPGVFVTFEETSSHIRRNAASLGFPIEQWEDEGKWAFVDASTGIGEEAPTVGSYDLGALVARIQHAVRQTGARRVALDSLGAIFTRFTGVETIRHELVRIAAVLETLGVTSVLTAERPAEYDGVTRYGVEQFVLDNVIILRNVLRQGRRSRTVEIVKFRGAPHRSGEWLFTVDPRDGIVVVPLAFLVSSGRASPDRVSSGNAELDEMCGGGFYRDAIVLMSGPTGTGKTLAGLRFAASAFEAGERSLFCTFDETREQLFRNADGWGLDIRSMQASGLLRVIADYPEVASPEDHFLQLRRAIEEFGPRRLVIDTLSALERVVTPRALLDFVIALGAVLRQSEITTLLTARPTGRLMATGTPTTAEIAGFTDVWVLLQYVERVGEIQRAIAVLQTRGSAHDQGIREVTIDGTGMHIGEPLRGVSQILAGDISPATLWAPGSEGTEGPSE is encoded by the coding sequence ATGAGCGGCGGCGGAACGATCGAGCGGATGCCCACGGGGATCAACGGCTTCGACCATGTCGCCCTGGGCGGGCTGCCCGCCAACCGGTCCACGCTCGTGAGCGGCACGACCGGCAGCGGTAAGACGCTGTTCGCCGTCGAATTCCTCGCTCGCGGGATCATGCGCTTCAACGAGCCGGGGGTGTTCGTCACCTTCGAGGAGACATCCAGCCATATCCGGCGTAACGCGGCCTCGCTGGGCTTCCCCATCGAGCAGTGGGAGGACGAGGGGAAGTGGGCGTTCGTCGACGCGTCAACGGGCATCGGCGAGGAGGCTCCGACCGTCGGGTCCTACGACCTCGGCGCGCTGGTGGCCCGCATCCAGCACGCGGTCCGCCAGACCGGAGCCCGCCGTGTCGCGCTCGACTCACTCGGCGCGATCTTCACCCGCTTCACCGGCGTCGAGACCATCCGCCACGAGCTGGTCCGGATCGCCGCCGTCCTCGAAACGCTCGGGGTGACCTCGGTGCTCACCGCGGAGCGGCCCGCGGAGTATGACGGCGTGACCCGCTACGGGGTCGAACAGTTCGTGCTGGACAACGTCATCATCCTGCGCAACGTCCTGCGGCAGGGGCGGCGGAGCCGTACCGTCGAGATCGTCAAGTTCCGCGGCGCCCCGCACCGTTCCGGGGAATGGCTCTTCACCGTCGACCCGCGGGACGGGATCGTGGTCGTCCCCCTCGCGTTCCTGGTGTCCTCCGGCCGCGCGTCACCGGACCGTGTCTCGTCGGGCAACGCCGAGCTGGACGAGATGTGCGGCGGCGGCTTCTACCGGGACGCGATCGTCCTGATGTCCGGCCCGACCGGCACGGGCAAGACGCTGGCGGGTCTGCGTTTCGCCGCCAGCGCGTTCGAGGCGGGCGAGCGCAGCCTGTTCTGCACCTTCGACGAGACCCGTGAGCAGCTCTTCCGCAACGCCGACGGCTGGGGCCTGGACATCAGATCCATGCAGGCATCGGGTCTGCTCCGGGTCATCGCCGACTACCCGGAGGTGGCGTCGCCAGAGGATCACTTTCTCCAGCTCAGGCGGGCCATCGAGGAGTTCGGGCCCCGTCGGCTGGTCATCGACACGCTGTCCGCGCTCGAACGCGTCGTCACGCCACGGGCCCTGCTCGACTTCGTCATCGCGCTGGGAGCGGTCCTCCGCCAGAGCGAGATCACGACGCTTCTCACCGCGAGACCCACGGGACGGCTCATGGCAACGGGCACCCCGACGACCGCGGAGATCGCCGGCTTCACCGATGTCTGGGTCCTGCTCCAGTACGTCGAGCGCGTCGGGGAGATCCAGCGTGCGATCGCCGTACTCCAGACGCGGGGTTCCGCCCACGACCAAGGCATTCGCGAGGTGACGATCGACGGTACCGGCATGCACATTGGTGAGCCTTTGCGGGGCGTCTCCCAGATCCTCGCCGGGGACATCAGCCCCGCGACCCTGTGGGCACCCGGATCCGAGGGGACAGAAGGACCGTCGGAGTGA
- a CDS encoding sensor histidine kinase: MRIEGDPSAEGRPAVGSGPRRPDDAGSPGNINQVIVSASADGIIAVDEQGVIRLCNPAAAELFARPAEELIGTLFGFPLVVGAATGIDLILPGGGRRVVEMRITATTLEGERLYVATFRDVTRQRHDEREMEAALERQNVAVAIAAHELHNPLATISVLVDVLRDRLVALAEEQRAEIVDRIADRTARLQGLVRKLLAASTIDAKGASASLESVPVLEFILERLGELDGRSQEVHLSCSPELVAMVDRKEFSAMLENYLENAFAYGRPPIEVSAFGRPGWVQVRVCDRGSGVPEDFVPRLFERFSREPGVEQRTEGTGLGLWIVRSLAQGNGGDAWYEPGKDGGACFCLRLRREPMS; this comes from the coding sequence GTGAGGATCGAAGGGGATCCCTCAGCCGAGGGAAGGCCCGCCGTGGGCTCCGGGCCGAGGCGGCCCGACGACGCGGGATCTCCGGGCAACATCAACCAGGTGATCGTGTCGGCCTCGGCGGACGGGATCATCGCGGTCGACGAGCAGGGCGTCATCCGGCTCTGCAACCCGGCCGCCGCGGAACTCTTCGCCCGCCCGGCGGAGGAACTCATCGGCACCCTGTTCGGCTTCCCCCTCGTCGTCGGCGCGGCGACCGGGATCGACCTGATACTGCCCGGCGGGGGCAGGCGGGTGGTCGAGATGCGGATCACCGCCACGACCCTGGAGGGCGAGCGCCTCTACGTGGCGACATTCCGCGACGTCACACGCCAGAGGCACGACGAGCGAGAGATGGAAGCGGCCCTGGAACGCCAGAACGTCGCCGTGGCGATCGCGGCTCACGAGCTCCACAATCCGCTTGCGACGATCAGCGTGCTGGTGGACGTGCTGCGTGACCGCCTGGTCGCGCTGGCCGAGGAGCAGAGGGCCGAGATCGTCGACCGCATCGCCGACCGTACGGCCCGCCTCCAGGGGCTGGTCCGGAAGCTCCTCGCCGCGTCGACGATCGATGCGAAGGGCGCGTCCGCCTCCCTGGAAAGCGTCCCCGTGCTCGAATTCATCCTCGAACGGCTGGGCGAGTTGGACGGGCGATCCCAGGAGGTGCACCTGTCCTGCAGTCCCGAACTGGTGGCCATGGTCGATCGCAAGGAGTTCTCGGCGATGCTGGAGAACTACCTGGAGAACGCCTTCGCCTACGGGCGCCCGCCGATCGAGGTGTCCGCGTTCGGGCGGCCCGGCTGGGTCCAGGTCCGGGTGTGTGACCGGGGGTCGGGCGTACCGGAGGATTTCGTGCCCCGGCTGTTCGAGCGCTTCAGCCGTGAGCCGGGGGTTGAGCAGAGGACAGAGGGAACGGGGCTGGGACTCTGGATCGTCCGCAGCCTCGCCCAGGGCAACGGCGGCGACGCCTGGTACGAACCCGGCAAGGACGGGGGCGCCTGCTTCTGCCTGCGTCTGCGACGAGAGCCGATGTCCTGA
- a CDS encoding CynX/NimT family MFS transporter, whose product MVNPAAGVDATPIRLGKSTRFFDRTPAAELWTALGQTGWGRPARPSPAARRCRSGGMPPSHRPPNGLWEGWPIVERGVGVSRVSRVVLIAGFVLASLNLRPALAGVSPVLDEIMGDLGLSAAGGGAITTVMVVCLGVLGPLAPLLARRFGLDRTLMAGLLILAVGVALRSAGSVPALYAGAAVAGTAIAVMNVTMPGVVKQHFPARVGLFTGVYVSGLVLGAAAASGLVVPLERATGYGWREVTAMAALPALAAAVLWLPQALRRPARSEVAPRPFAPLLRTRMTWYVTAYMGLQSLTFYVMLAWLPTIFKDAGLPADQAGYLLGLTNLAQVAATFTVPILAGRARSQVPYVTAATLLTVAGYLGVLFAPATLPWLWMIVLGVGQGASIALALLIIALRAPDPVSVTALSAVAQSVGYVLAALGPLLVGALYQFSGGWTLPLLAGLGACGLQLAAGFPAGRPVPQADTGAPPGTRPDEDSPSPA is encoded by the coding sequence ATGGTCAACCCGGCGGCCGGCGTGGACGCCACCCCCATCCGCCTCGGCAAGTCCACGAGGTTCTTCGACCGCACGCCGGCGGCCGAGCTGTGGACGGCCCTGGGCCAGACCGGCTGGGGGCGCCCGGCCCGGCCATCGCCTGCTGCGCGGCGGTGCCGGTCGGGAGGCATGCCCCCTTCTCACAGGCCACCGAACGGGCTGTGGGAAGGTTGGCCAATAGTCGAGCGGGGGGTCGGTGTGTCGCGGGTGTCGCGGGTGGTGCTCATCGCGGGCTTCGTGCTCGCCTCGCTCAACCTGCGGCCCGCGCTGGCGGGCGTCTCCCCGGTGCTGGACGAGATCATGGGCGACCTCGGGCTGAGCGCCGCCGGGGGAGGAGCGATCACCACGGTCATGGTGGTCTGCCTGGGCGTGCTGGGCCCGCTCGCCCCGCTGCTCGCCCGCCGTTTCGGCCTGGACCGCACGCTCATGGCCGGGCTGCTGATCCTGGCCGTCGGGGTGGCGCTGCGCAGCGCGGGAAGCGTCCCCGCGCTCTACGCGGGAGCGGCCGTCGCCGGCACGGCCATCGCCGTCATGAACGTCACGATGCCCGGCGTGGTCAAGCAGCACTTCCCGGCGCGGGTCGGCCTGTTCACCGGGGTCTATGTCTCCGGCCTGGTGCTGGGCGCCGCCGCGGCCTCCGGGCTGGTGGTCCCGCTGGAGCGTGCCACCGGATACGGCTGGCGCGAGGTGACCGCGATGGCCGCGCTCCCGGCGCTGGCCGCCGCAGTGCTCTGGCTGCCCCAGGCACTGCGCCGCCCCGCCCGCTCCGAGGTCGCGCCCAGACCGTTCGCGCCGCTGCTCCGCACCCGGATGACCTGGTACGTCACCGCCTACATGGGCCTGCAGTCGCTGACCTTCTACGTCATGCTGGCCTGGCTGCCGACGATCTTCAAGGACGCGGGGCTCCCCGCCGACCAGGCCGGATACCTGCTCGGCCTCACCAACCTGGCCCAGGTGGCGGCCACCTTCACGGTCCCGATCCTCGCCGGGCGCGCGCGGTCGCAGGTGCCGTACGTCACCGCCGCGACCCTCCTCACGGTGGCCGGATACCTCGGCGTGCTGTTCGCCCCGGCCACCCTCCCGTGGCTCTGGATGATCGTCCTCGGGGTGGGGCAGGGCGCCTCGATCGCGCTGGCCCTGCTCATCATCGCGCTCCGCGCCCCCGATCCGGTCTCGGTGACCGCGCTCTCGGCCGTCGCCCAGTCCGTCGGGTACGTACTGGCCGCGCTCGGGCCGCTCCTGGTCGGTGCGCTCTACCAGTTCTCCGGCGGCTGGACGCTGCCGCTGCTGGCCGGGCTCGGCGCCTGCGGCCTGCAACTGGCGGCCGGGTTCCCAGCGGGGCGACCGGTCCCGCAGGCCGATACGGGCGCCCCGCCGGGAACCCGGCCGGACGAGGACTCCCCCTCCCCGGCCTGA